From Triticum aestivum cultivar Chinese Spring chromosome 4A, IWGSC CS RefSeq v2.1, whole genome shotgun sequence, a single genomic window includes:
- the LOC123082596 gene encoding uncharacterized protein At5g65660 has product MGMNMPQGLTPAPASMTIPMWHSSRPTLGFPLGMALLLLVIFSLGAIFSCCYHWDRLRSLLRSRHPGMLQEGPHTVISIGSAPSKAASEHKSEKAGKECGLPVIMPGDNIAKFYARPCPHEACLAAAAAAAAEKGEVEVQVRCSVS; this is encoded by the exons ATGGGTATGAATATGCCACAAGGTCTCACGCCTGCTCCTGCATCCATGACCATCCCGATGTGGCATTCCTCAAGGCCCACGCTCGGGTTCCCCCTCGGCATGGCGCTCCTGCTCCTCGTCATCTTCTCCCTCGGTGCCATCTTCTCCTGCTGCTACCACTGGGACAGGCTCCGCTCCCTCCTCCGGTCTCGGCATCCCGGCATGCTCCAGGAAGGTCCGCACACCGTCATCTCAATTGGATCGGCGCCGAGCAAGGCTGCCTCCGAGCACAAG AGCGAGAAAGCTGGAAAGGAGTGCGGGTTGCCCGTGATCATGCCCGGGGATAACATCGCGAAGTTCTACGCGAGGCCCTGCCCGCACGAGGCGTGTTtagctgcagcagcagcagcagcagcagagaagGGCGAAGTCGAGGTGCAAGTCAGATGTTCAGTTTCGTGA